One Sulfuricurvum sp. DNA segment encodes these proteins:
- a CDS encoding PepSY domain-containing protein — MKKVTTITLVTLLTASAAFAYTGSEMAKKANVTMPEAQKIALKTYAGIIIDEELEKESGGSGLRYSFVIKQGKVSHEVGVDAKDGKILENKVEGPNAD, encoded by the coding sequence ATGAAAAAAGTAACTACTATTACACTTGTTACACTATTAACAGCATCGGCAGCATTTGCCTATACCGGTAGTGAGATGGCTAAAAAGGCAAATGTTACAATGCCCGAGGCGCAAAAAATTGCCCTTAAAACCTATGCTGGTATAATCATTGATGAAGAGTTAGAAAAAGAATCTGGAGGAAGTGGTCTGAGATATTCTTTTGTCATTAAACAAGGAAAAGTCTCTCATGAAGTGGGTGTTGATGCTAAAGATGGAAAAATCTTAGAAAAT